A genomic segment from Spinacia oleracea cultivar Varoflay chromosome 3, BTI_SOV_V1, whole genome shotgun sequence encodes:
- the LOC130469653 gene encoding zinc finger BED domain-containing protein RICESLEEPER 4-like, whose translation MEKGKNRAECKYCENVTFACDVRSNGSKNVKYHWKRCPANPTNKSKMKGKQTELVFIDSEGGEAKVKNWVLNVKDVRDAISYMIIVGELPFRHVEKPGFKHLMATCCPKFHIPSLFTIARDCLHLYGKEKTNLKEILRMNVKEFHHKGKAIAKHVEECLVDWGLDDKLFIVTVHNASSNDVACLELKKMMQRKSTCIGNGDYLHMSQLSPSLDVPTRWNSTFDMLDRALKFRDIFWRMDIPTNPQLDSTMEAELDGDDNGDPIELQFEMENAGAPSENDWKGQLEKMNVLIYMGAILDPKVKLVGLNLVFDRMYGKTKGEELGEAVHNKACKLFDDYRRIYAPFSPSNDEVTSASSSHSTSFDHKKVIEEQVKRLRTANRYSSSEFDRYLNEKLREHELDMDILDWWKMNAHRYPILARLARDVLAVPISTMVEALICTQGWIRSKKENDERLNVEEKLEDLKQLEKEFENSSLSGDN comes from the exons ATGGAAAAAGGTAAGAATAGAGCTGAGTGTAAGTATTGTGAAAATGTAACTTTTGCATGTGATGTTCGTTCTAATGGCTCTAAAAATGTGAAATATCATTGGAAAAGGTGTCCCGCAAATCCTACAAATAAGTCTAAAATGAAAGGTAAACAAACTGAATTGGTGTTCATTGACAGTGAAGGAGGAGAAGCAAAAGTTAAAAATTGGGTTTTGAATGTCAAAGATGTTAGAGATGCAATTTCTTACATGATCATAGTAGGTGAATTACCTTTTCGTCATGTGGAGAAACCTGGATTCAAGCATCTTATGGCAACTTGTTGTCCTAAATTTCATATACCATCACTTTTTACTATTGCTCGTGATTGTCTGCATCTTTATGGGAAAGAAAAGACAAATTTAAAGGAGATTTTACGAATGAATGTGAAAGAGTTTCA CCACAAAGGTAAGGCCATTGCTAAACATGTAGAGGAATGTTTGGTTGATTGGGGTTTGGatgataaattatttattgTGACTGTACATAATGCAAGTTCTAATGATGTTGCATGTCTAGAATTGAAAAAAATGATGCAAAGAAAATCAACATGCATTGGTAACGGGGATTACTTGCATATGAG CCAATTATCACCTTCTTTAGATGTTCCTACTAGATGGAACTCTACATTTGACATGTTAGATAGAGCCTTAAAGTTTCGTGATATTTTTTGGAGGATGGATATTCCAACTAATCCCCAACTAGATTCTACTATGGAAGCTGAGCTTGATGGAGATGATAATGGAGATCCTATTGAATTAcaatttgaaatggaaaatgcaGGGGCTCCCTCAGAAAATGATTGGAAG GGGCAACTGGAGAAGATGAATGTGTTAATATACATGGGGGCTATTCTTGATCCTAAAGTGAAGCTTGTAGGTTTAAATCTTGTTTTTGATCGTATGTATGGAAAAACTAAAGGCGAGGAATTAGGTGAAGCGGTGCATAATAAAGCGTGTAAGTTGTTTGATGACTATAGGAGGATATATGCACCTTTTAGTCCTAGTAATGATGAGGTGACTTCTGCAAGTTCTTCGCATTCTACTAGCTTTGATCACAAGAAGGTTATTGAAGAACAAGTGAAAAGGTTGAGAACCGCTAACAGATATTCAAGTTCAGAATTTGATAGATACTTAAATGAGAAGTTACGGGAACATGAATTGGATATGGATATATTAGATTGGTGGAAAATGAATGCTCATAGGTATCCGATCTTAGCACGTTTAGCTCGTGATGTACTAGCAGTTCCTATATCTACA ATGGTAGAAGCTCTTATTTGTACTCAAGGTTGGATTCGCTCTAAGAAAGAGAACGATGAGAGGTTGAATGTGGAGGAAAAGTTGGAAGATTTAAAGCAACTTGAGAAGG AATTTGAGAACTCTTCATTAAGTGGTGACAACTGA